One genomic window of Amphiura filiformis chromosome 3, Afil_fr2py, whole genome shotgun sequence includes the following:
- the LOC140147271 gene encoding allatostatin-A receptor-like has protein sequence MSIFQPTTGDLEDTNSSSAVDIGRLVLIIASFVIGFLGVIGNGIVILVCIRYPLRGVTNILVCNQSLIDLLSSIVFVFRFGVFSNFPLPDNRLSAEFVCKVWISEYPLWALAVASTGNLVYITIERYIAVFHPIAYRQRFTSFKAKLVALLPWIVGMLHELPWAMAHKVRQDSCSHQWWTDQIGFIIGVIVPINHYVLPLLIMCFVYTRIIFKLRSSGPVISGSSKEGKQSLSSRASRNVIKTMFIVSLTYLICWGPNEILYFNGNMGGYIDYNGVFTYYTIVSALFNMCVNPFIYTLNYQDFRQKLGKMMAMFCPEARLCCTCYRDFMNHRYSADTPVPNISSRV, from the coding sequence ATGTCTATTTTTCAACCTACCACTGGTGATCTGGAAGACACCAATTCATCTTCAGCAGTCGATATTGGTCGCTTAGTCCTGATCATAGCCAGTTTCGTCATCGGATTTCTTGGAGTCATCGGCAATGGCATCGTAATCCTGGTTTGTATACGCTATCCTTTACGTGGTGTAACAAACATTCTTGTTTGCAACCAATCACTAATTGACTTACTTAGTAGCATTGTGTTTGTATTCCGATTTGGAGTATTTTCCAATTTCCCATTACCGGATAATAGACTAAGTGCTGAGTTCGTCTGTAAAGTTTGGATATCGGAATATCCACTCTGGGCACTTGCTGTAGCCTCTACAGGAAACCTGGTCTATATTACCATTGAAAGATACATTGCTGTCTTTCATCCGATAGCTTATCGCCAAAGGTTTACATCATTTAAAGCAAAATTAGTAGCTCTTCTGCCGTGGATTGTAGGCATGTTGCATGAGCTGCCATGGGCTATGGCGCACAAGGTTCGACAAGATAGCTGCTCTCATCAATGGTGGACTGATCAAATTGGCTTTATAATTGGCGTTATTGTCCCAATTAACCATTACGTTTTACCCTTACTAATAATGTGCTTTGTGTATACTCGAATCATATTTAAACTTCGAAGCAGTGGACCAGTTATTTCAGGCAGTTCAAAAGAAGGCAAGCAATCTCTTAGCAGTCGCGCTTCTCGGAATGTCATCAAGACCATGTTCATTGTATCTCTGACATACCTGATTTGTTGGGGACCTAATGAAATACTGTACTTTAACGGTAACATGGGTGGATACATTGACTATAACGGAGTCTTTACGTACTACACAATAGTGTCTGCACTATTTAATATGTGTGTTAATCCTTTCATTTACACGTTAAACTACCAGGATTTCCGCCAGAAATTGGGCAAGATGATGGCGATGTTCTGTCCAGAGGCGCGCTTGTGTTGCACATGTTACAGAGATTTTATGAATCACAGGTATTCGGCTGATACTCCTGTGCCTAATATATCCTCGCGTGTATAG